CACCAGGATTTATTAAGATTCCTTATAATGATGTTGCAGCATTGGAAGAAGTGCTGAACAGAGAAGCAGGAAATATTGCGGCATTTTTAGTAGAACCTATCCAGGGAGAAGCCGGAGTATATGTACCGGATGAGAACTTCCTTAAAAACGCTTCTGAACTTTGCAAAAAACATAATGTGCTTTTCATTGCTGATGAAGTACAAACAGGTATTGCAAGAACCGGTAGATTAATTGCCTGCCACCATGAAGATGTTCAGCCGGATATTTTAATTCTCGGAAAAGCACTTTCCGGAGGGATGTATCCTGTATCTGCAGTATTAGCCAATGACAACATCATGAATGTGATCAAGCCGGGACAACATGGTTCTACCTTCGGAGGAAACCCAATTGCCTGTGCAGTAGCAGTAGCTGCCCTGGATGTTGTAGCTGAAGAAAAATTGTCTGAAAGAGCAGAAGAGCTTGGACAGCTGTTCAGAGCGGAAATCGAAAAATTAATGGATAAAACAGCCCTTATCACTAAAGTAAGAGGAAAAGGTCTTTTAAATGCAATTCTTATCAATGATACTCCTGACAGTTCTACTGCATGGAATCTTTGTCTACAGCTGAAAGAGCATGGTCTACTGGCAAAACCAACCCATGGTAATATTATCAGGCTGGCACCACCATTGGTAATCACTGAAGAACAACTTCTTGATTGTGTAAAAATTATTGAGAAAACATTCGTGGAATATAAAAATTAATTTCTTCCAAGAACTTTTTCATAAAACTTAAGATAATTATTGGACATTTCGGTATAACTATACTGTTTTGTCCAATTTTTTATTTCCAGACTCATTTCTTCCTGATGGTTATTGTACAGAAGCATTTTCTCTTTAAATAAATCAGCCATTTCTTTTGGCTCAAAACTGTCAAAATAGAATGCATGATCTCCTCCAATCTCCGGAAGGCTTGTGTACTTTGAAAGAAAAACAGGTTTTCCAAAAGCCATTGCCTCAATAGGTGGAATCCCAAAACCTTCTGCAATAGAAGGATGACACATGGCATCCGCATGCTGGATAACTGCATATTTTTCTTCTTCAGAAAGATCTTTCATGAAATGAACTCTCTTCTCAAGTCCTAATTCCCGAATTCTTCCGTGAACTTCATCTGCATAAGGTTGTTTTTCGTCAGAAGCTATAAGAACCAGATCATCTTCAATATAAGGCAGCATTTCAACCAGCGTCAGCTGATTCTTCTTATTGAAAAGCACCCCAATATTCAGAATATATTTTTTATCTTTTAAAAAGCTGTATTTGCCTAAATGGTATTCTCTGTTTTCCGGAAGATCAATTCCGTTATGGATCACGACTATATCTTTAAGCTTAGTGAAGGTAAAAAGGTCTTTATTCTGAATTAAATTCTGCTTCGCATACTCTGAGATACAAACAATATAGTCTGCGTTTTTCACATTGTTTTTAACCTTTCCAAGCATTTTTTTCTTTTTCAGATCGGTTAGGTTTTCATGTAAAAAGTTAAGGTCATGAAGTGTCACAACTTTTATAGTTCTCTTATAATTCCTGTGGAAATAAGAAGAAAGCTGATGACTTACATGGATCAGATCAAACCCTCCACTGAAACGTTCAAAGAAACGGTGTGTTTTACTCCAGAAAACATAATTATTTTTAGATTTGAACCTCTCAAGCTGCTCCTTTTCTCCGAAATAAGATATTTCAAATTTAGAATTATTTTCTTGTAAGCCTTTGGCCAGATTTCGAAATACATTTGCAATCCCTGAGTTGGGATATCTAAGACGTTCAAGATCAATTAAGATTTTTGCCATATAATAATAACGGAGAAAGTTTAGGAAAATTTGTTTTTAAAGAAAACGATTTCTTTTTCAAGACTGTGGTTATT
This genomic window from Chryseobacterium sp. MEBOG06 contains:
- the rocD gene encoding ornithine--oxo-acid transaminase, which gives rise to MSTAEKTKNSQYFIDLEDKHGAHNYHPLPVVLDRGEGVFVWDVEGKKYYDFLSAYSAVNQGHSHPKIVEALVEQAKKLALTSRAFYNSKLGEYEEKITTLFGFDKVLPMNSGAEAVETAVKLARKWSYEVKGISENAAKIIVCENNFHGRTTTIVSFSNDPDANQNYGPFTPGFIKIPYNDVAALEEVLNREAGNIAAFLVEPIQGEAGVYVPDENFLKNASELCKKHNVLFIADEVQTGIARTGRLIACHHEDVQPDILILGKALSGGMYPVSAVLANDNIMNVIKPGQHGSTFGGNPIACAVAVAALDVVAEEKLSERAEELGQLFRAEIEKLMDKTALITKVRGKGLLNAILINDTPDSSTAWNLCLQLKEHGLLAKPTHGNIIRLAPPLVITEEQLLDCVKIIEKTFVEYKN
- a CDS encoding glycosyltransferase family 4 protein, coding for MAKILIDLERLRYPNSGIANVFRNLAKGLQENNSKFEISYFGEKEQLERFKSKNNYVFWSKTHRFFERFSGGFDLIHVSHQLSSYFHRNYKRTIKVVTLHDLNFLHENLTDLKKKKMLGKVKNNVKNADYIVCISEYAKQNLIQNKDLFTFTKLKDIVVIHNGIDLPENREYHLGKYSFLKDKKYILNIGVLFNKKNQLTLVEMLPYIEDDLVLIASDEKQPYADEVHGRIRELGLEKRVHFMKDLSEEEKYAVIQHADAMCHPSIAEGFGIPPIEAMAFGKPVFLSKYTSLPEIGGDHAFYFDSFEPKEMADLFKEKMLLYNNHQEEMSLEIKNWTKQYSYTEMSNNYLKFYEKVLGRN